Proteins co-encoded in one Oncorhynchus kisutch isolate 150728-3 linkage group LG1, Okis_V2, whole genome shotgun sequence genomic window:
- the LOC109894777 gene encoding gastrula zinc finger protein XlCGF58.1-like isoform X11, producing MSHLPSSSVRDHMKWAGLLGCEAVLSSMALMQASSMAGPPKKMMAPLGHGPPPQRDGLDRGPQSHMILPSGMSCPPLLIRKEADFHAPRLLDEKEMRANEDMQLKKKNRKSGTPCKVREQDGRGGKVVVVDENGNCPISKVQKNFICDHCYGAFRSGYHLKRHILIHTGEKPYACGICDMRFIQRYHLERHSLIHTGVKPYACSMCDMRFFQRYHLERHSLTHTGVKPFACNMCDMRFFQRYHLARHSLTHTGVKPYACSMCDQRFFQRYHLARHSLKHTGVKPYACSMCDMRFYQRYHLSRHSLTHTGVKPYACSMCDMRFIQRYQLERHSLTHTGVKPFGCTMCDKRFFQRYHLARHSLTHMGVKPYACTMCDKRFFQRDHLRRHSVTHMAVKPFACTMCDKRFYERHHLRRHSITHMGVKPFACTMCDKRFYERHHLRRHSITHMGVKPYACTMCDKRFYQRHHLARHSVTHMGVKPYACTMCDKRFYQRHHLARHNVTHMGVKPYGCTMCDKRFYQRYLLARHSLTHLGVKPYGCTMCDKRFYQRYHLSRHSLTHLGVKPYACTMCDMRFVQRYHLTRHSLTHTGVKPYACSMCDMRFIQRNHLERHSHTHTGEKPFACDMCDMRFIQRYHLERHKRVHSGEKPYQCERCQQNFSRTDRLLRHRRLCQGRGVAKVENQPCCEPRPYSQEPPPAPPTWSPLHPPPGRLAV from the exons ATGTCACACCTGCCCAGCAGCTCAGTCCGCGACCATATGAAATGG GCGGGGTTGCTTGGCTGTGAGGCTGTCCTCTCCAGTATGGCCCTGATGCAGGCCAGCTCCATGGCCGGTCCGCCCAAGAAGATGATGGCTCCGCTCGGCCATGGTCCACCACCCCAGAGGGATGGTTTAGACCGCGGTCCTCAGAGCCACATGATCCTGCCATCTGGAATGAGCTGCCCACCCCTG CTTATCCGGAAGGAGGCTGACTTCCACGCCCCCCGCCTTCTGGACGAGAAGGAGATGAGGGCCAACGAAGACATGCAGCTGAAAAAGAAGAACAGGAAGTCAGGAACGCCCTGTAAAGTGAGAGAGCAAgacgggaggggagggaag gtggttgttgtggatgagaATGGTAACTGTCCCATATCCAAAGTGCAGAAAAACTTCATCTGTGATCACTGTTACGGAGCCTTTAGGAGTGGATATCACCTGAAGAGACACATCCTCATTCATACAG GGGAGAAGCCGTATGCTTGTGGCATATGTGACATGAGGTTTATTCAGCGTTACCACCTGGAGAGACACAGCCTCATTCACACGG GGGTGAAGCCGTACGCTTGTTCCATGTGTGACATGAGGTTTTTCCAGCGTTACCACCTGGAGAGACACAGCCTCACTCATACGG GGGTGAAGCCGTTTGCTTGCAACATGTGTGACATGAGATTCTTCCAGCGTTACCACCTGGCGAGACACAGCCTCACTCATACGG GGGTGAAGCCATACGCTTGCTCCATGTGTGATCAAAGATTTTTCCAGCGTTACCACCTGGCAAGACACAGCCTCAAACATACGG gggtgAAGCCGTACGCTTGCTCCATGTGTGACATGAGGTTCTACCAGCGTTACCACCTATCGAGACACAGCCTCACTCATACGG gagtgaAGCCATATGCTTGTTCCATGTGTGACATGAGGTTTATTCAGCGTTACCAACTGGAGAGACACAGCCTCACTCATACGG gggtgaaGCCATTTGGTTGCACCATGTGTGACAAGAGGTTCTTCCAGCGCTACCACCTGGCAAGACACAGCCTCACTCATATGG gggtgAAGCCGTATGCTTGCACCATGTGTGACAAGAGGTTTTTCCAGCGAGACCATCTACGGAGACACAGCGTCACTCATATGG CAGTGAAGCCGTTCGCTTGCACCATGTGTGACAAGAGGTTTTATGAGCGCCACCACCTGCGGAGACACAGCATCACTCATATGG gggtgaaGCCATTCGCTTGCACCATGTGTGACAAGCGGTTTTATGAGCGCCACCACCTGCGGAGACACAGCATCACTCATATGG gggtgaaGCCGTACGCTTGCACCATGTGTGACAAGCGGTTTTACCAGCGCCACCACCTAGCAAGACACAGCGTCACTCACATGG gagtgaaGCCGTATGCTTGCACCATGTGTGACAAGAGGTTTTATCAGCGCCACCACCTGGCGAGACACAACGTCACTCACATGG GAGTGAAGCCGTACGGTTGCACCATGTGTGACAAGAGGTTTTACCAGCGTTACCTCCTGGCAAGACACAGCCTCACTCATTTGG gggtgaaGCCGTACGGTTGCACCATGTGTGACAAGAGGTTTTACCAGCGATACCACCTCTCAAGACACAGCCTCACTCATTTGG GTGTGAAACCTTACGCTTGTACCATGTGTGACATGAGGTTTGTTCAGCGCTACCACCTGACAAGACACAGCCTCACTCACACGG GGGTGAAGCCGTATGCTTGTTCCATGTGTGACATGAGGTTTATACAGCGTAACCACCTGGAGAGACACAGCCACACTCATACGG GGGAGAAGCCTTTTGCTTGTGACATGTGTGACATGAGGTTTATCCAGCGTTACCATCTGGAGAGACACAAGCGTGTCCACAGCGGAGAGAAGCCTTATCAGTGTGAGCGCTGCCAGCAG AACTTCTCGCGGACGGACCGGCTGCTTCGACATCGACGGCTGTGCCAGGGCAGGGGTGTGGCCAAGGTGGAGAACCAGCCGTGCTGCGAGCCCCGCCCTTACTCCCAGGAGCCCCCACCCGCTCCACCAACTTGGAGCCCCCTGCACCCCCCTCCTGGTCggctggctgtctga
- the LOC109894777 gene encoding gastrula zinc finger protein XlCGF57.1-like isoform X42 — protein sequence MSHLPSSSVRDHMKWAGLLGCEAVLSSMALMQASSMAGPPKKMMAPLGHGPPPQRDGLDRGPQSHMILPSGMSCPPLLIRKEADFHAPRLLDEKEMRANEDMQLKKKNRKSGTPCKVREQDGRGGKVVVVDENGNCPISKVQKNFICDHCYGAFRSGYHLKRHILIHTGVKPYACSMCDMRFFQRYHLERHSLTHTGVKPFGCTMCDKRFFQRYHLARHSLTHMGVKPYACTMCDKRFFQRDHLRRHSVTHMAVKPFACTMCDKRFYERHHLRRHSITHMGVKPFACTMCDKRFYERHHLRRHSITHMGVKPYACTMCDKRFYQRHHLRRHSVTHMGVKPYACTMCDKRFYQRHHLARHSVTHMGVKPYACTMCDKRFYQRHHLARHNVTHMGVKPYGCTMCDKRFYQRYLLARHSLTHLGVKPYGCTMCDKRFYQRYHLSRHSLTHLGVKPYACTMCDMRFVQRYHLTRHSLTHTGVKPYACSMCDMRFIQRNHLERHSHTHTGEKPFACDMCDMRFIQRYHLERHKRVHSGEKPYQCERCQQNFSRTDRLLRHRRLCQGRGVAKVENQPCCEPRPYSQEPPPAPPTWSPLHPPPGRLAV from the exons ATGTCACACCTGCCCAGCAGCTCAGTCCGCGACCATATGAAATGG GCGGGGTTGCTTGGCTGTGAGGCTGTCCTCTCCAGTATGGCCCTGATGCAGGCCAGCTCCATGGCCGGTCCGCCCAAGAAGATGATGGCTCCGCTCGGCCATGGTCCACCACCCCAGAGGGATGGTTTAGACCGCGGTCCTCAGAGCCACATGATCCTGCCATCTGGAATGAGCTGCCCACCCCTG CTTATCCGGAAGGAGGCTGACTTCCACGCCCCCCGCCTTCTGGACGAGAAGGAGATGAGGGCCAACGAAGACATGCAGCTGAAAAAGAAGAACAGGAAGTCAGGAACGCCCTGTAAAGTGAGAGAGCAAgacgggaggggagggaag gtggttgttgtggatgagaATGGTAACTGTCCCATATCCAAAGTGCAGAAAAACTTCATCTGTGATCACTGTTACGGAGCCTTTAGGAGTGGATATCACCTGAAGAGACACATCCTCATTCATACAG GGGTGAAGCCGTACGCTTGTTCCATGTGTGACATGAGGTTTTTCCAGCGTTACCACCTGGAGAGACACAGCCTCACTCATACGG gggtgaaGCCATTTGGTTGCACCATGTGTGACAAGAGGTTCTTCCAGCGCTACCACCTGGCAAGACACAGCCTCACTCATATGG gggtgAAGCCGTATGCTTGCACCATGTGTGACAAGAGGTTTTTCCAGCGAGACCATCTACGGAGACACAGCGTCACTCATATGG CAGTGAAGCCGTTCGCTTGCACCATGTGTGACAAGAGGTTTTATGAGCGCCACCACCTGCGGAGACACAGCATCACTCATATGG gggtgaaGCCATTCGCTTGCACCATGTGTGACAAGCGGTTTTATGAGCGCCACCACCTGCGGAGACACAGCATCACTCATATGG gggtgaaGCCGTACGCTTGCACCATGTGTGACAAGAGGTTTTATCAGCGTCACCACCTGCGGAGACACAGCGTCACTCATATGG gggtgaaGCCGTACGCTTGCACCATGTGTGACAAGCGGTTTTACCAGCGCCACCACCTAGCAAGACACAGCGTCACTCACATGG gagtgaaGCCGTATGCTTGCACCATGTGTGACAAGAGGTTTTATCAGCGCCACCACCTGGCGAGACACAACGTCACTCACATGG GAGTGAAGCCGTACGGTTGCACCATGTGTGACAAGAGGTTTTACCAGCGTTACCTCCTGGCAAGACACAGCCTCACTCATTTGG gggtgaaGCCGTACGGTTGCACCATGTGTGACAAGAGGTTTTACCAGCGATACCACCTCTCAAGACACAGCCTCACTCATTTGG GTGTGAAACCTTACGCTTGTACCATGTGTGACATGAGGTTTGTTCAGCGCTACCACCTGACAAGACACAGCCTCACTCACACGG GGGTGAAGCCGTATGCTTGTTCCATGTGTGACATGAGGTTTATACAGCGTAACCACCTGGAGAGACACAGCCACACTCATACGG GGGAGAAGCCTTTTGCTTGTGACATGTGTGACATGAGGTTTATCCAGCGTTACCATCTGGAGAGACACAAGCGTGTCCACAGCGGAGAGAAGCCTTATCAGTGTGAGCGCTGCCAGCAG AACTTCTCGCGGACGGACCGGCTGCTTCGACATCGACGGCTGTGCCAGGGCAGGGGTGTGGCCAAGGTGGAGAACCAGCCGTGCTGCGAGCCCCGCCCTTACTCCCAGGAGCCCCCACCCGCTCCACCAACTTGGAGCCCCCTGCACCCCCCTCCTGGTCggctggctgtctga
- the LOC109894777 gene encoding gastrula zinc finger protein XlCGF57.1-like isoform X47, with translation MSHLPSSSVRDHMKWAGLLGCEAVLSSMALMQASSMAGPPKKMMAPLGHGPPPQRDGLDRGPQSHMILPSGMSCPPLLIRKEADFHAPRLLDEKEMRANEDMQLKKKNRKSGTPCKVREQDGRGGKVVVVDENGNCPISKVQKNFICDHCYGAFRSGYHLKRHILIHTGEKPYACGICDMRFIQRYHLERHSLIHTGVKPYACSMCDMRFFQRYHLERHSLTHTGVKPYACTMCDKRFFQRDHLRRHSVTHMGVKPFACTMCDKRFYERHHLRRHSITHMGVKPYACTMCDKRFYQRHHLRRHSVTHMGVKPYACTMCDKRFYQRHHLARHSVTHMGVKPYACTMCDKRFYQRHHLARHNVTHMGVKPYGCTMCDKRFYQRYLLARHSLTHLGVKPYGCTMCDKRFYQRYHLSRHSLTHLGVKPYACTMCDMRFVQRYHLTRHSLTHTGVKPYACSMCDMRFIQRNHLERHSHTHTGEKPFACDMCDMRFIQRYHLERHKRVHSGEKPYQCERCQQNFSRTDRLLRHRRLCQGRGVAKVENQPCCEPRPYSQEPPPAPPTWSPLHPPPGRLAV, from the exons ATGTCACACCTGCCCAGCAGCTCAGTCCGCGACCATATGAAATGG GCGGGGTTGCTTGGCTGTGAGGCTGTCCTCTCCAGTATGGCCCTGATGCAGGCCAGCTCCATGGCCGGTCCGCCCAAGAAGATGATGGCTCCGCTCGGCCATGGTCCACCACCCCAGAGGGATGGTTTAGACCGCGGTCCTCAGAGCCACATGATCCTGCCATCTGGAATGAGCTGCCCACCCCTG CTTATCCGGAAGGAGGCTGACTTCCACGCCCCCCGCCTTCTGGACGAGAAGGAGATGAGGGCCAACGAAGACATGCAGCTGAAAAAGAAGAACAGGAAGTCAGGAACGCCCTGTAAAGTGAGAGAGCAAgacgggaggggagggaag gtggttgttgtggatgagaATGGTAACTGTCCCATATCCAAAGTGCAGAAAAACTTCATCTGTGATCACTGTTACGGAGCCTTTAGGAGTGGATATCACCTGAAGAGACACATCCTCATTCATACAG GGGAGAAGCCGTATGCTTGTGGCATATGTGACATGAGGTTTATTCAGCGTTACCACCTGGAGAGACACAGCCTCATTCACACGG GGGTGAAGCCGTACGCTTGTTCCATGTGTGACATGAGGTTTTTCCAGCGTTACCACCTGGAGAGACACAGCCTCACTCATACGG gggtgAAGCCGTATGCTTGCACCATGTGTGACAAGAGGTTTTTCCAGCGAGACCATCTACGGAGACACAGCGTCACTCATATGG gggtgaaGCCATTCGCTTGCACCATGTGTGACAAGCGGTTTTATGAGCGCCACCACCTGCGGAGACACAGCATCACTCATATGG gggtgaaGCCGTACGCTTGCACCATGTGTGACAAGAGGTTTTATCAGCGTCACCACCTGCGGAGACACAGCGTCACTCATATGG gggtgaaGCCGTACGCTTGCACCATGTGTGACAAGCGGTTTTACCAGCGCCACCACCTAGCAAGACACAGCGTCACTCACATGG gagtgaaGCCGTATGCTTGCACCATGTGTGACAAGAGGTTTTATCAGCGCCACCACCTGGCGAGACACAACGTCACTCACATGG GAGTGAAGCCGTACGGTTGCACCATGTGTGACAAGAGGTTTTACCAGCGTTACCTCCTGGCAAGACACAGCCTCACTCATTTGG gggtgaaGCCGTACGGTTGCACCATGTGTGACAAGAGGTTTTACCAGCGATACCACCTCTCAAGACACAGCCTCACTCATTTGG GTGTGAAACCTTACGCTTGTACCATGTGTGACATGAGGTTTGTTCAGCGCTACCACCTGACAAGACACAGCCTCACTCACACGG GGGTGAAGCCGTATGCTTGTTCCATGTGTGACATGAGGTTTATACAGCGTAACCACCTGGAGAGACACAGCCACACTCATACGG GGGAGAAGCCTTTTGCTTGTGACATGTGTGACATGAGGTTTATCCAGCGTTACCATCTGGAGAGACACAAGCGTGTCCACAGCGGAGAGAAGCCTTATCAGTGTGAGCGCTGCCAGCAG AACTTCTCGCGGACGGACCGGCTGCTTCGACATCGACGGCTGTGCCAGGGCAGGGGTGTGGCCAAGGTGGAGAACCAGCCGTGCTGCGAGCCCCGCCCTTACTCCCAGGAGCCCCCACCCGCTCCACCAACTTGGAGCCCCCTGCACCCCCCTCCTGGTCggctggctgtctga
- the LOC109894777 gene encoding gastrula zinc finger protein XlCGF58.1-like isoform X19 encodes MSHLPSSSVRDHMKWAGLLGCEAVLSSMALMQASSMAGPPKKMMAPLGHGPPPQRDGLDRGPQSHMILPSGMSCPPLLIRKEADFHAPRLLDEKEMRANEDMQLKKKNRKSGTPCKVREQDGRGGKVVVVDENGNCPISKVQKNFICDHCYGAFRSGYHLKRHILIHTGEKPYACGICDMRFIQRYHLERHSLIHTGVKPYACSMCDMRFFQRYHLERHSLTHTGVKPFACNMCDMRFFQRYHLARHSLTHTGVKPYACSMCDMRFIQRYQLERHSLTHTGVKPFGCTMCDKRFFQRYHLARHSLTHMGVKPYACTMCDKRFFQRDHLRRHSVTHMAVKPFACTMCDKRFYERHHLRRHSITHMGVKPFACTMCDKRFYERHHLRRHSITHMGVKPYACTMCDKRFYQRHHLRRHSVTHMGVKPYACTMCDKRFYQRHHLARHSVTHMGVKPYACTMCDKRFYQRHHLARHNVTHMGVKPYGCTMCDKRFYQRYLLARHSLTHLGVKPYGCTMCDKRFYQRYHLSRHSLTHLGVKPYACTMCDMRFVQRYHLTRHSLTHTGVKPYACSMCDMRFIQRNHLERHSHTHTGEKPFACDMCDMRFIQRYHLERHKRVHSGEKPYQCERCQQNFSRTDRLLRHRRLCQGRGVAKVENQPCCEPRPYSQEPPPAPPTWSPLHPPPGRLAV; translated from the exons ATGTCACACCTGCCCAGCAGCTCAGTCCGCGACCATATGAAATGG GCGGGGTTGCTTGGCTGTGAGGCTGTCCTCTCCAGTATGGCCCTGATGCAGGCCAGCTCCATGGCCGGTCCGCCCAAGAAGATGATGGCTCCGCTCGGCCATGGTCCACCACCCCAGAGGGATGGTTTAGACCGCGGTCCTCAGAGCCACATGATCCTGCCATCTGGAATGAGCTGCCCACCCCTG CTTATCCGGAAGGAGGCTGACTTCCACGCCCCCCGCCTTCTGGACGAGAAGGAGATGAGGGCCAACGAAGACATGCAGCTGAAAAAGAAGAACAGGAAGTCAGGAACGCCCTGTAAAGTGAGAGAGCAAgacgggaggggagggaag gtggttgttgtggatgagaATGGTAACTGTCCCATATCCAAAGTGCAGAAAAACTTCATCTGTGATCACTGTTACGGAGCCTTTAGGAGTGGATATCACCTGAAGAGACACATCCTCATTCATACAG GGGAGAAGCCGTATGCTTGTGGCATATGTGACATGAGGTTTATTCAGCGTTACCACCTGGAGAGACACAGCCTCATTCACACGG GGGTGAAGCCGTACGCTTGTTCCATGTGTGACATGAGGTTTTTCCAGCGTTACCACCTGGAGAGACACAGCCTCACTCATACGG GGGTGAAGCCGTTTGCTTGCAACATGTGTGACATGAGATTCTTCCAGCGTTACCACCTGGCGAGACACAGCCTCACTCATACGG gagtgaAGCCATATGCTTGTTCCATGTGTGACATGAGGTTTATTCAGCGTTACCAACTGGAGAGACACAGCCTCACTCATACGG gggtgaaGCCATTTGGTTGCACCATGTGTGACAAGAGGTTCTTCCAGCGCTACCACCTGGCAAGACACAGCCTCACTCATATGG gggtgAAGCCGTATGCTTGCACCATGTGTGACAAGAGGTTTTTCCAGCGAGACCATCTACGGAGACACAGCGTCACTCATATGG CAGTGAAGCCGTTCGCTTGCACCATGTGTGACAAGAGGTTTTATGAGCGCCACCACCTGCGGAGACACAGCATCACTCATATGG gggtgaaGCCATTCGCTTGCACCATGTGTGACAAGCGGTTTTATGAGCGCCACCACCTGCGGAGACACAGCATCACTCATATGG gggtgaaGCCGTACGCTTGCACCATGTGTGACAAGAGGTTTTATCAGCGTCACCACCTGCGGAGACACAGCGTCACTCATATGG gggtgaaGCCGTACGCTTGCACCATGTGTGACAAGCGGTTTTACCAGCGCCACCACCTAGCAAGACACAGCGTCACTCACATGG gagtgaaGCCGTATGCTTGCACCATGTGTGACAAGAGGTTTTATCAGCGCCACCACCTGGCGAGACACAACGTCACTCACATGG GAGTGAAGCCGTACGGTTGCACCATGTGTGACAAGAGGTTTTACCAGCGTTACCTCCTGGCAAGACACAGCCTCACTCATTTGG gggtgaaGCCGTACGGTTGCACCATGTGTGACAAGAGGTTTTACCAGCGATACCACCTCTCAAGACACAGCCTCACTCATTTGG GTGTGAAACCTTACGCTTGTACCATGTGTGACATGAGGTTTGTTCAGCGCTACCACCTGACAAGACACAGCCTCACTCACACGG GGGTGAAGCCGTATGCTTGTTCCATGTGTGACATGAGGTTTATACAGCGTAACCACCTGGAGAGACACAGCCACACTCATACGG GGGAGAAGCCTTTTGCTTGTGACATGTGTGACATGAGGTTTATCCAGCGTTACCATCTGGAGAGACACAAGCGTGTCCACAGCGGAGAGAAGCCTTATCAGTGTGAGCGCTGCCAGCAG AACTTCTCGCGGACGGACCGGCTGCTTCGACATCGACGGCTGTGCCAGGGCAGGGGTGTGGCCAAGGTGGAGAACCAGCCGTGCTGCGAGCCCCGCCCTTACTCCCAGGAGCCCCCACCCGCTCCACCAACTTGGAGCCCCCTGCACCCCCCTCCTGGTCggctggctgtctga
- the LOC109894777 gene encoding gastrula zinc finger protein XlCGF58.1-like isoform X2: MSHLPSSSVRDHMKWAGLLGCEAVLSSMALMQASSMAGPPKKMMAPLGHGPPPQRDGLDRGPQSHMILPSGMSCPPLLIRKEADFHAPRLLDEKEMRANEDMQLKKKNRKSGTPCKVREQDGRGGKVVVVDENGNCPISKVQKNFICDHCYGAFRSGYHLKRHILIHTGEKPYACGICDMRFIQRYHLERHSLIHTGVKPYACSMCDMRFFQRYHLERHSLTHTGVKPFACNMCDMRFFQRYHLARHSLTHTGVKPYACSMCDMRFYQRYHLSRHSLTHTGVKPYACSMCDMRFIQRYQLERHSLTHTGVKPFGCTMCDKRFFQRYHLARHSLTHMGVKPYACTMCDKRFFQRDHLRRHSVTHMAVKPFACTMCDKRFYERHHLRRHSITHMGVKPFACTMCDKRFYERHHLRRHSITHMGVKPYACTMCDKRFYQRHHLRRHSVTHMGVKPYACTMCDKRFYQRHHLARHSVTHMGVKPYACTMCDKRFYQRHHLARHNVTHMGVKPYGCTMCDKRFYQRYLLARHSLTHLGVKPYGCTMCDKRFYQRYHLSRHSLTHLGVKPYACTMCDMRFVQRYHLTRHSLTHTGVKPYACSMCDMRFIQRNHLERHSHTHTGEKPFACDMCDMRFIQRYHLERHKRVHSGEKPYQCERCQQNFSRTDRLLRHRRLCQGRGVAKVENQPCCEPRPYSQEPPPAPPTWSPLHPPPGRLAV; encoded by the exons ATGTCACACCTGCCCAGCAGCTCAGTCCGCGACCATATGAAATGG GCGGGGTTGCTTGGCTGTGAGGCTGTCCTCTCCAGTATGGCCCTGATGCAGGCCAGCTCCATGGCCGGTCCGCCCAAGAAGATGATGGCTCCGCTCGGCCATGGTCCACCACCCCAGAGGGATGGTTTAGACCGCGGTCCTCAGAGCCACATGATCCTGCCATCTGGAATGAGCTGCCCACCCCTG CTTATCCGGAAGGAGGCTGACTTCCACGCCCCCCGCCTTCTGGACGAGAAGGAGATGAGGGCCAACGAAGACATGCAGCTGAAAAAGAAGAACAGGAAGTCAGGAACGCCCTGTAAAGTGAGAGAGCAAgacgggaggggagggaag gtggttgttgtggatgagaATGGTAACTGTCCCATATCCAAAGTGCAGAAAAACTTCATCTGTGATCACTGTTACGGAGCCTTTAGGAGTGGATATCACCTGAAGAGACACATCCTCATTCATACAG GGGAGAAGCCGTATGCTTGTGGCATATGTGACATGAGGTTTATTCAGCGTTACCACCTGGAGAGACACAGCCTCATTCACACGG GGGTGAAGCCGTACGCTTGTTCCATGTGTGACATGAGGTTTTTCCAGCGTTACCACCTGGAGAGACACAGCCTCACTCATACGG GGGTGAAGCCGTTTGCTTGCAACATGTGTGACATGAGATTCTTCCAGCGTTACCACCTGGCGAGACACAGCCTCACTCATACGG gggtgAAGCCGTACGCTTGCTCCATGTGTGACATGAGGTTCTACCAGCGTTACCACCTATCGAGACACAGCCTCACTCATACGG gagtgaAGCCATATGCTTGTTCCATGTGTGACATGAGGTTTATTCAGCGTTACCAACTGGAGAGACACAGCCTCACTCATACGG gggtgaaGCCATTTGGTTGCACCATGTGTGACAAGAGGTTCTTCCAGCGCTACCACCTGGCAAGACACAGCCTCACTCATATGG gggtgAAGCCGTATGCTTGCACCATGTGTGACAAGAGGTTTTTCCAGCGAGACCATCTACGGAGACACAGCGTCACTCATATGG CAGTGAAGCCGTTCGCTTGCACCATGTGTGACAAGAGGTTTTATGAGCGCCACCACCTGCGGAGACACAGCATCACTCATATGG gggtgaaGCCATTCGCTTGCACCATGTGTGACAAGCGGTTTTATGAGCGCCACCACCTGCGGAGACACAGCATCACTCATATGG gggtgaaGCCGTACGCTTGCACCATGTGTGACAAGAGGTTTTATCAGCGTCACCACCTGCGGAGACACAGCGTCACTCATATGG gggtgaaGCCGTACGCTTGCACCATGTGTGACAAGCGGTTTTACCAGCGCCACCACCTAGCAAGACACAGCGTCACTCACATGG gagtgaaGCCGTATGCTTGCACCATGTGTGACAAGAGGTTTTATCAGCGCCACCACCTGGCGAGACACAACGTCACTCACATGG GAGTGAAGCCGTACGGTTGCACCATGTGTGACAAGAGGTTTTACCAGCGTTACCTCCTGGCAAGACACAGCCTCACTCATTTGG gggtgaaGCCGTACGGTTGCACCATGTGTGACAAGAGGTTTTACCAGCGATACCACCTCTCAAGACACAGCCTCACTCATTTGG GTGTGAAACCTTACGCTTGTACCATGTGTGACATGAGGTTTGTTCAGCGCTACCACCTGACAAGACACAGCCTCACTCACACGG GGGTGAAGCCGTATGCTTGTTCCATGTGTGACATGAGGTTTATACAGCGTAACCACCTGGAGAGACACAGCCACACTCATACGG GGGAGAAGCCTTTTGCTTGTGACATGTGTGACATGAGGTTTATCCAGCGTTACCATCTGGAGAGACACAAGCGTGTCCACAGCGGAGAGAAGCCTTATCAGTGTGAGCGCTGCCAGCAG AACTTCTCGCGGACGGACCGGCTGCTTCGACATCGACGGCTGTGCCAGGGCAGGGGTGTGGCCAAGGTGGAGAACCAGCCGTGCTGCGAGCCCCGCCCTTACTCCCAGGAGCCCCCACCCGCTCCACCAACTTGGAGCCCCCTGCACCCCCCTCCTGGTCggctggctgtctga